In Kaistella sp. 97-N-M2, the sequence CGACGGCGAAGGTTGACGCGATGGTGCATTATTTAAATACGGCGGACGAAAAAGACAAGCTTTGGTTCCTCGCCTTATTTACGGGAAAACGTCCGAAAAGACCCATCAACAGTAATTTTCTGAAAATGTGGGCCTTGGAGATCATTCAGCTGCCGGAGTGGCTTTTTCTGGAGAGTTACAGTTCCGTCGGCGATCTGGGCGAAACATTGTCCCTCATTTTACCGGCGCCCGAAAACATCATCGACAAATCGCTTTCCCAGTGGATCACCGAACTCATCGACTTAAAAGATAAGACCGAAGCAGAAAAGAAAGCTTACGTTTTGGAAAGCTGGAACGGACTCGACTATACCGAACGCTTTATATTTAACAAATTGATTGGCGGTAGTTTTCGCGTCGGCGTGTCCAAAAAACTCCTTATCAACGCGCTTTCGAAATATTCAGGCATTGAAACGAGCCAGCTCATGCACAGCATTATGGGGAAATGGGATATCGACGAGGTGGATTTTGAAGATTTAATTCAGGGTACCAATATCAATCCCGATAATTCCAAACCTTATCCGTTCTGTCTGGCGTATCCGCTGGAAAAAACGCCCGAAGATCTGGGCGATCACGAGGAGTGGCAGGTCGAATACAAGTGGGACGGAATTCGTGGGCAGTTTATCAAACGAAACGACGAAGTTTTCATCTGGTCACGCGGCGAAGAACTCGTCAACGCGCAGTTTCCGGAATTGGTGGAAGCGTTCCAGAAAGTGGAAGGCAATTTTGTTTTGGATGGCGAAATCTTAGCCGTCCGCGAGGATGAAGTGCTTAATTTTAATGAACTCCAAAAGCGCCTCAACCGCAAAACGATTTCTGCCAAGATGATGAAAGAAATTCCCATCAATACTTTTGTGTACGATATTTTGGAACTCGAAGAAGAAGATTTACGGGAAAAACCCCTCGTCGAAAGGCGCTTGCTTTTGGAACAGATCATCGAAAACTCCCATGTCGACACCATTAAAATTTCGGAAATAATTGTTGCAAAATCCTGGGAAGAATTGGCGGAAGTTCGGGAGAAATCGCGCGAGAATAACAGTGAAGGTTTAATGCTTAAACAGAAAAATTCGCATTATCATTCCGGCCGCAAAAAAGGCGACTGGTGGAAATGGAAAGTAGATGCCCTAACCATCGATGCCGTTTTAATCTACGCGCAGAAAGGCAGCGGGCGCAGAAGCGGTTTTTATACGGATTACACGTTTGCCGTAAAAAAAGAAGATCAGCTCGTCACCATCGCCAAAGCGTATTCGGGTTTAACGGATAAAGAAATTATGGAAGTCAGCCGCTTTGTGACGAAGAATTCCCTGGAAAAATTCGGTCCCGTTCGCACCGTAAAAGCAGAACTGGTTTTTGAAATTGCTTTTGAAGGAATTGGTTTCAGCAACCGCCATAAAAGTGGAGTAGCCCTGCGTTTTCCGCGCATCGTGCGGTGGCGCCGCGATAAAACCGTGAAAGATATCGACGATATTGAAGAAGTGAAAAAGTTAATTCAGTAAAAACAGAAGTTGCGTTCGAAGTTCAGTACCAAATTATTTAAATAAAAATAACTACAGCTTTTCGATAAGCCACTGCAAAGAAAAAAACCAGTAAGAATAAATTTGTCTTTAAATTAAAGTCCTTTCACAAGTCTTTGACAAACAATTTTAAATAATACGAGAAAAATAGCTCTACGCCGAAATTTTATGGAGAAAGATTTTCAACAAACCGAAGGATTAAACATCATCAAAAACTGGATGGCGGAAAAAAATTTTTCGCCCTTCAATTTTCAGATGGAAACCTGGGAAAAATTTTACAGAAACTACAGCGGAATGGTTGTCGCGCCCACCGGTTTCGGAAAAACTTATTCTGTTTTCCTAGCCGTCATCGTTGATTTTCTCAACTTTCCGGAGCAATACGGCAACGGTTTAAAGCTTCTTTGGATCACGCCCTTGCGCGCCCTGGCGAAAGATATCGCCAAAGCCATGCGCGAAGCGATCGACGAAATCGGCCTGGACTGGACCGTGGGCGTGCGAAACGGCGATACGCCGGTTGCCGAACGTGCCGCGCAGACTAAAAAAATGCCCGATATTTTACTCGTCACACCCGAAAGTATGCACCTGCTTTTGGCGCAGAAAAATAACCAGCGATTTTTCAAAAATTTAAAATGCATTGCCGTTGACGAGTGGCACGAACTTCTGGGCGGAAAACGCGGCGTTCTCACGGAACTGGCTTTGTCGAGGTTGGTTTCCTATCAAAAGAAAGTACGGATTTGGGGAATCACCGCAACGATTGGAAATTTAGATGAAGCACTTGAAGTTTTAATCCCATATAAAATCAAAAAGACAAAAGTTGTTGCGAAAGAAAAAAAGAAGATCGACATTATTCCGGTTTTTCCCGATGAAGTCGAGGTTTTGCCCTGGGCCGGGCATTTAGGACATAAACTTGCGGATAAAGTCATCCCGATAATTTTGGACAGCAAAACAACGTTGGTCTTTACAAATACGCGAAGTCAGGCCGAAATGTGGTACCAGATCTTGCTGCAGCAGCATCCCGATTTTGCGGGACAGATCGCCATTCATCACAGTTCTATTGATAAAGATCTGCGAATCTGGATTGAAGAAAATTTGAGTTCCGGCTATCTAAAAGCCGTGGTGTCAACTTCTTCGCTGGATCTCGGCGTTGATTTTAAACCGGTCGATACGGTGATTCAAATAGGTTCCGCCAAAGGCGTGGCCCGCTTTTTACAGCGTGCCGGACGCAGCGGACATTCTCCTTTTGAAACCTCAAAAATATATTTCGTGCCCACGCATTCTCTGGAATTAATTGAGGTGGCCGCTTTAAAGGAAGCCGTGAAGCAGAAAGTTATCGAGCCACGCGTTCCGATGGTCATGACCTTTGATGTTTTGGTGCAATATCTTATTTCTTTGGCGGTGGGCGAAGGCTTTAAAGAAGCGGATACTTTTAAACAAATTAAAAGCACTTTTGCTTTTCAGGAAATGACGCCCGAAGAATGGAAGTCTTTGCTGCAGTTTATCACGGTTGGTGGCGGCGCTTTCAAAAATTATGAGGAGTTTCACAAAGTCGTCATCGAAAAAGGAATTTACAAAGTGACGAGCCGCAGAATCGCCATGCTCCACCGCATGAACGTCGGCGTGATCGTGAGTGACGCAATGCTGAAAGTGAAAGTTTTGGGCGGCGGTTATGTCGGAATGATCGAAGAATACTTCATCACGCGCATGAAAAAGGAAGATAAATTTATTCTGGCGGGACGCGTTCTGGAAGTTGCGCACATTAAAGAAATGACGGTGTATTGCCGCAATGCCAAAGGAAAAGCCATGGTGCCGAGTTATCTGGGCGGACGATTGCCGCTGAGTTCGTACCTCGGCCAATTTTTACGTCTCAAACTGTCGCAGTCTTTAGATGCGAAATCTTCGGAGAAGGAACTGAAATTTCTGCATCCGCTTTTGGCGAGTCAGGAAGGCATTTCGCACATTCCGAAAGAGGACGAATTTTTGGTTGAAATCATCAAAACGCGCGATGGCTATCATCTTTTTATGTATCCGTTTGAAGGCCGGCTTATTCATGAAGTCATGTCTGCTTTGATCGCTTTTCGGATTTCTAAAATTACACCGATCTCGTTTTCAATGGCGATGAACGATTATGGTTTTGAACTTTTGAGTTCTCAGGAAATCCCGCTGACCGAAGAAAATTTAAAGCAAATTCTCACGAAAGAAAATTTAATTCAGGATGTTTTAAGCAGTATTAACGCCACGGAAATGGCGCGCAGAAAATTTCGGGACATCGCCGTGATTTCGGGTTTGGTGATCCAGACTTATCCGGGCCAGCAAAAAAACAACAAAAGTCTGCAGGCTTCCGCGGGTTTAATTTTTAATGTTTTAGAAGATTACGATTCTCAAAATATCCTTCTGAAACAGGCTTACACGGAGGTTTTTAACCAACAGATCGATGAAGCGCGGCTGGTGGAAGCGTTCAACAGGATTGAAAATTCCAAAATTATTCTGAAATTTGCGAACTCTTTTACTCCCCTGAGTTTTCCCATCAAAGTCGACAGTCTGCGCCAGTCTTTGAGCAGCGAAGATTTGGGCGAAAGAATTAAAAGAATGC encodes:
- a CDS encoding ATP-dependent DNA ligase, giving the protein MKYFAELILSLESSNKTTAKVDAMVHYLNTADEKDKLWFLALFTGKRPKRPINSNFLKMWALEIIQLPEWLFLESYSSVGDLGETLSLILPAPENIIDKSLSQWITELIDLKDKTEAEKKAYVLESWNGLDYTERFIFNKLIGGSFRVGVSKKLLINALSKYSGIETSQLMHSIMGKWDIDEVDFEDLIQGTNINPDNSKPYPFCLAYPLEKTPEDLGDHEEWQVEYKWDGIRGQFIKRNDEVFIWSRGEELVNAQFPELVEAFQKVEGNFVLDGEILAVREDEVLNFNELQKRLNRKTISAKMMKEIPINTFVYDILELEEEDLREKPLVERRLLLEQIIENSHVDTIKISEIIVAKSWEELAEVREKSRENNSEGLMLKQKNSHYHSGRKKGDWWKWKVDALTIDAVLIYAQKGSGRRSGFYTDYTFAVKKEDQLVTIAKAYSGLTDKEIMEVSRFVTKNSLEKFGPVRTVKAELVFEIAFEGIGFSNRHKSGVALRFPRIVRWRRDKTVKDIDDIEEVKKLIQ
- a CDS encoding ligase-associated DNA damage response DEXH box helicase; protein product: MEKDFQQTEGLNIIKNWMAEKNFSPFNFQMETWEKFYRNYSGMVVAPTGFGKTYSVFLAVIVDFLNFPEQYGNGLKLLWITPLRALAKDIAKAMREAIDEIGLDWTVGVRNGDTPVAERAAQTKKMPDILLVTPESMHLLLAQKNNQRFFKNLKCIAVDEWHELLGGKRGVLTELALSRLVSYQKKVRIWGITATIGNLDEALEVLIPYKIKKTKVVAKEKKKIDIIPVFPDEVEVLPWAGHLGHKLADKVIPIILDSKTTLVFTNTRSQAEMWYQILLQQHPDFAGQIAIHHSSIDKDLRIWIEENLSSGYLKAVVSTSSLDLGVDFKPVDTVIQIGSAKGVARFLQRAGRSGHSPFETSKIYFVPTHSLELIEVAALKEAVKQKVIEPRVPMVMTFDVLVQYLISLAVGEGFKEADTFKQIKSTFAFQEMTPEEWKSLLQFITVGGGAFKNYEEFHKVVIEKGIYKVTSRRIAMLHRMNVGVIVSDAMLKVKVLGGGYVGMIEEYFITRMKKEDKFILAGRVLEVAHIKEMTVYCRNAKGKAMVPSYLGGRLPLSSYLGQFLRLKLSQSLDAKSSEKELKFLHPLLASQEGISHIPKEDEFLVEIIKTRDGYHLFMYPFEGRLIHEVMSALIAFRISKITPISFSMAMNDYGFELLSSQEIPLTEENLKQILTKENLIQDVLSSINATEMARRKFRDIAVISGLVIQTYPGQQKNNKSLQASAGLIFNVLEDYDSQNILLKQAYTEVFNQQIDEARLVEAFNRIENSKIILKFANSFTPLSFPIKVDSLRQSLSSEDLGERIKRMQAEAMKKGKTIAQTVRGK